The Ignavibacteria bacterium genome window below encodes:
- a CDS encoding HNH endonuclease produces the protein MSVPREISHQIHERDNYICVYCNLDGRLSYQNFKTLTIDHVRPKMFGDNHSLENLVTACYVCNQLKGHYFPKHLHNEKEIMHNIREHIARERAKDFERYVDVVSPFLHSIK, from the coding sequence ATGTCCGTTCCCCGCGAAATCTCTCATCAAATTCACGAACGCGATAACTACATTTGCGTGTATTGCAATCTCGATGGAAGATTGAGTTATCAAAATTTCAAAACGTTGACGATTGACCACGTGCGACCAAAAATGTTTGGTGATAATCACTCGCTCGAAAATCTTGTTACGGCTTGTTATGTTTGCAATCAACTCAAAGGACATTATTTTCCGAAACATCTTCATAACGAAAAAGAAATTATGCATAACATCCGTGAACATATTGCACGAGAACGAGCGAAAGATTTTGAGAGATATGTTGATGTTGTTTCGCCGTTTTTACATTCTATAAAATAA
- a CDS encoding PLP-dependent transferase: MKFSTKTIHAGQEPNPNNGAVMTPVYLTSTYVQDGIGKPRENYEYSRVTNPTRTALEECLASLENGKYGMCFGSGMAAIDSLFHLFKPNDHIILSRNLYGGTFRIANFIWSDYGLQFSFVDTTQMKEVENALQKETKMIFVETPTNPTMEITDLKLIAAFSKKHKILSVVDNTFATPYLQRPIDLGIDVVVHSLTKYLNGHSDMLGGVVVTNDDYVAERLKYFQKCIGGILSPFDAWLCLRGVKTLSVRMEQHGKSAMNVAEFLSSHKKIKQVFYPGLKNHPQHQLAKRQMKNFGGMISFDVGSLANAKKFLAKVRLCALAESLGGVETLISHPATMTHAAIPPDERKRIGVTDGLVRISVGLEDVDDIIDDLKNALR; encoded by the coding sequence ATGAAATTCTCCACCAAAACAATTCACGCTGGACAAGAACCAAATCCCAATAACGGCGCAGTAATGACTCCCGTGTATTTAACTTCTACGTACGTTCAAGACGGAATCGGAAAGCCGCGCGAAAATTACGAATACTCGCGCGTTACCAATCCCACTCGCACTGCGTTGGAAGAATGTCTTGCTTCGCTTGAAAACGGAAAATACGGAATGTGTTTCGGTTCGGGAATGGCGGCAATTGATTCACTCTTTCATTTGTTCAAACCAAATGACCATATAATTTTATCTCGCAATTTGTACGGCGGAACATTTCGTATCGCAAATTTCATTTGGAGCGATTACGGTTTACAGTTTTCTTTTGTTGATACAACACAAATGAAAGAAGTTGAAAACGCTTTGCAAAAGGAAACGAAAATGATTTTCGTGGAAACGCCGACAAATCCAACAATGGAAATTACGGATTTAAAACTCATTGCAGCGTTTTCAAAGAAACATAAAATTCTTTCCGTTGTTGATAATACATTCGCAACTCCCTATTTACAACGACCGATTGATTTAGGAATTGATGTTGTCGTTCACTCCCTCACAAAATATCTCAATGGACATAGCGATATGCTTGGCGGCGTAGTTGTAACGAATGATGATTACGTTGCAGAGCGATTGAAGTATTTTCAAAAATGTATCGGCGGAATTTTATCTCCGTTTGATGCATGGTTATGTTTGCGCGGTGTGAAAACTCTTTCCGTGAGAATGGAACAGCACGGAAAAAGTGCGATGAACGTTGCTGAGTTTCTTTCTTCACATAAAAAAATAAAACAAGTGTTTTATCCCGGATTAAAAAATCATCCGCAACATCAACTTGCAAAGCGGCAAATGAAAAATTTCGGAGGAATGATTTCTTTTGACGTTGGCTCACTAGCAAACGCAAAAAAATTTCTTGCGAAAGTTCGACTCTGCGCGCTTGCTGAAAGTCTGGGCGGAGTAGAAACATTGATTTCTCATCCTGCTACAATGACGCACGCCGCAATTCCACCGGATGAACGCAAACGCATCGGCGTAACAGATGGACTCGTTCGCATTTCTGTTGGATTAGAAGACGTTGATGATATTATTGATGATTTGAAAAACGCGTTGCGATAA